In Kineococcus sp. NBC_00420, a single genomic region encodes these proteins:
- a CDS encoding MFS transporter, which produces MPADVATQQGLGTTRWRASLVAAFACSGLTMASWASRTPAIRDLVHASTAQMGVVIAGMSVGSMVGIAIGGGYVARSGARAVVRTGLLTLSCGTAVVAVGATVGFGWLVALGLAAIGFGMGSGEIALNVEGITLEAVVGRTVVPSLHGAYSLALCVGALLGLLATASHLPVLVHLLGMAVLTTATTVWLVRGLPAATGVEPRGAHPFALADAARSFLGVWRETRTIAIGVIVLGMALAEGSAGDWLPLIVVDGFGLSATTGALVFASFGGAMAVGRFGGGWFLDRFGRTPVVLASACSAVVGIGLVSFAPGIAVAVPGVLLWGLGAALGFPVALSAAGDDPVGAARRVSAVATAGYTAFLVGPPVLGFVGQHAGLRSAILVVLVMVAISAFFARSVARPADR; this is translated from the coding sequence GTGCCCGCTGACGTGGCGACGCAGCAGGGCCTCGGCACCACGCGCTGGCGAGCGTCGCTCGTGGCCGCCTTCGCGTGCAGCGGACTCACGATGGCGAGCTGGGCGTCACGGACCCCCGCGATCCGCGACCTCGTGCACGCCAGCACGGCGCAGATGGGTGTCGTCATCGCCGGCATGTCCGTCGGCTCGATGGTCGGGATCGCGATCGGCGGCGGCTACGTCGCACGGTCGGGCGCCCGCGCGGTCGTCCGCACCGGACTGCTCACGCTCTCCTGCGGGACGGCCGTCGTCGCCGTCGGGGCCACGGTGGGCTTCGGCTGGCTGGTGGCGTTGGGACTCGCGGCCATCGGCTTCGGGATGGGGTCCGGGGAGATCGCGCTGAACGTGGAGGGGATCACCCTGGAGGCCGTCGTCGGGCGCACCGTGGTCCCGAGCCTGCACGGCGCCTACAGCCTCGCGTTGTGCGTGGGCGCGCTGCTGGGACTGCTGGCCACGGCCAGCCACCTCCCGGTGCTCGTGCACCTGCTGGGGATGGCGGTGCTGACCACCGCGACGACGGTGTGGCTGGTGCGTGGGCTCCCCGCCGCCACCGGCGTCGAACCACGCGGCGCGCACCCCTTCGCCCTCGCGGACGCGGCGCGGAGCTTCCTCGGGGTGTGGCGGGAGACCCGCACGATCGCGATCGGGGTGATCGTGCTCGGGATGGCGCTGGCCGAGGGATCGGCGGGCGACTGGCTGCCGCTCATCGTCGTCGACGGTTTCGGGCTGAGCGCGACGACGGGAGCGCTGGTGTTCGCCTCCTTCGGCGGCGCGATGGCGGTCGGCCGGTTCGGCGGCGGCTGGTTCCTCGACCGGTTCGGCCGGACGCCGGTGGTGCTGGCCTCCGCGTGCTCGGCCGTCGTCGGGATCGGGCTGGTCTCCTTCGCCCCGGGCATCGCGGTGGCCGTGCCCGGGGTGCTCCTGTGGGGTCTCGGAGCGGCCCTCGGTTTTCCCGTCGCCCTCTCCGCCGCCGGTGACGACCCGGTCGGGGCGGCCCGCCGGGTGAGCGCCGTCGCGACGGCGGGCTACACCGCGTTCCTGGTCGGACCGCCGGTGCTGGGGTTCGTCGGCCAGCACGCCGGCTTGCGGTCCGCGATCCTCGTGGTGCTCGTCATGGTCGCGATCTCGGCGTTCTTCGCCCGGTCCGTGGCCCGACCCGCCGACCGGTAG
- a CDS encoding glutathione-independent formaldehyde dehydrogenase, with protein sequence MKALVYNGAFDVSVQDVPDARIEAPTDAVVRITSTNICGSDLHMYEGRTDMETGRVLGHENMGIVEAVGAGVDRIKVGDRVSLPFNIGCGTCETCVEGKTGFCLRANQAGTAGAAFGFAAMGEYAGGQSELLRVPWADFNALVLPAGTEKELDYTMLSDIFPTGWHGVQLSGFQPGDSVVVWGAGPVGLMAAHSARIAGAAEVFVVDAKPDRLKLVEKAGATPIDYSAGDPVQQIMDATGGRGTDRGVDAIGYQAHDTSGEEDASMVLNQLVQVVKATGGIGVVGIYLPQDPGAKDELSRQGKIAFDYGTFWFKGQTMGTGQCNVKAYNVKLRNLITAGVATPGFIVSHELDLTAAAEGYQKFDQREQGWTKVVLHPSGV encoded by the coding sequence GTGAAGGCACTCGTCTACAACGGCGCGTTCGACGTCTCGGTCCAGGACGTCCCCGACGCCCGGATCGAAGCACCCACCGACGCCGTCGTCCGCATCACCTCGACGAACATCTGCGGTTCGGACCTGCACATGTACGAGGGACGCACGGACATGGAGACCGGGCGGGTGCTCGGTCACGAGAACATGGGGATCGTCGAGGCCGTCGGCGCCGGCGTCGACCGCATCAAGGTCGGGGACCGGGTCAGCCTGCCGTTCAACATCGGTTGCGGCACGTGCGAGACCTGCGTCGAGGGGAAGACCGGGTTCTGCCTGCGCGCCAACCAGGCCGGGACCGCCGGTGCCGCGTTCGGGTTCGCGGCGATGGGGGAGTACGCCGGGGGGCAGTCGGAACTCCTGCGGGTCCCGTGGGCCGACTTCAACGCCCTCGTCCTGCCCGCCGGGACGGAGAAGGAACTCGACTACACGATGCTGTCGGACATCTTCCCGACCGGCTGGCACGGGGTGCAGCTGTCGGGCTTCCAGCCCGGCGACTCCGTCGTGGTCTGGGGTGCCGGCCCCGTCGGGCTGATGGCGGCGCACAGCGCGCGGATCGCCGGTGCGGCGGAGGTGTTCGTCGTCGACGCCAAGCCCGACCGGTTGAAGCTCGTGGAGAAGGCGGGTGCCACCCCGATCGACTACTCCGCCGGGGACCCCGTCCAGCAGATCATGGACGCCACCGGGGGCCGGGGGACCGACCGAGGGGTCGACGCCATCGGCTACCAGGCCCACGACACGAGCGGGGAGGAGGACGCGTCGATGGTCCTCAACCAGCTCGTCCAGGTCGTGAAGGCGACCGGCGGCATCGGCGTGGTGGGCATCTACCTGCCGCAGGACCCGGGGGCCAAGGACGAACTGTCCCGGCAGGGGAAGATCGCCTTCGACTACGGGACGTTCTGGTTCAAGGGTCAGACGATGGGCACCGGCCAGTGCAACGTCAAGGCCTACAACGTGAAGCTGCGCAACCTCATCACGGCCGGTGTCGCGACCCCGGGGTTCATCGTGAGCCACGAGCTCGACCTCACCGCCGCGGCGGAGGGGTACCAGAAGTTCGACCAGCGCGAGCAGGGCTGGACGAAGGTCGTCCTGCACCCCTCCGGCGTGTGA
- a CDS encoding manganese efflux pump MntP: MSLLTLLLIALGVSADAFAVALGKGLHLRRLTRRDAISIALAFGIFQALMPVVGYLLARSFRGYITAWDHWIAFGLLSLIGGKMLWEAITSGADDEADAEGIELRELLVLSFATSIDALAVGISFAFLDVSIVPASILIGVVTAVISLLGVHIGHRAGVKFRRPAEIAGGLVLIAIGVRVLLDHLGVL; encoded by the coding sequence GTGTCCCTGCTGACGTTGCTGCTCATCGCCCTCGGTGTCTCGGCCGACGCCTTCGCCGTCGCCCTGGGCAAGGGGCTGCACCTGCGCAGGCTCACCCGGCGCGACGCGATCTCGATCGCCCTGGCCTTCGGGATCTTCCAGGCGCTGATGCCGGTCGTCGGGTACCTGCTGGCGCGCAGCTTCCGCGGCTACATCACCGCGTGGGACCACTGGATCGCCTTCGGTCTGCTGAGCCTGATCGGCGGCAAGATGCTGTGGGAGGCCATCACCTCCGGTGCCGACGACGAGGCGGACGCGGAGGGGATCGAGCTGCGCGAGCTCCTCGTCCTGTCGTTCGCGACGAGCATCGACGCCCTGGCCGTCGGCATCAGCTTCGCGTTCCTGGACGTCTCGATCGTCCCGGCCTCGATCCTCATCGGGGTCGTCACCGCGGTGATCTCGCTGCTGGGCGTGCACATCGGCCACCGGGCCGGGGTGAAGTTCCGCCGGCCCGCCGAGATCGCCGGCGGCCTCGTCCTCATCGCCATCGGGGTGCGGGTCCTGCTGGACCACCTCGGCGTCCTCTGA
- a CDS encoding LLM class flavin-dependent oxidoreductase, whose amino-acid sequence MHTGVTLPRDLPVADVLPFARRAEELGFDTLWVIEDLGFRGGFAQAAAALAITSRIHVGLGIAPAAARNPVFTAMEAATLADLFPGRFTLGLGHGVPGWMRQAGAWGASPLTSFSEHATAIRRLLHGETVTLDGRYVHLDGVRLESPPAVPPAVAAGVRGPKSLAISGEHLDATLLAEPVTPEYARAARSQLGDAPGHRLIGYELTAVDADPARARDLVRPGLVWVGAPDAAAHVAPSAYAEELHALRAECADAEEFTRRLPDEWVDDLALVGAPERIRSRIAELEAAGLDEVSFFPVGEDRLGALDSLATILPLQQ is encoded by the coding sequence GTGCACACCGGTGTGACCCTCCCCCGCGACCTCCCCGTCGCCGACGTCCTGCCCTTCGCCCGCCGCGCCGAGGAGCTCGGGTTCGACACCCTCTGGGTGATCGAGGACCTCGGGTTCCGCGGCGGGTTCGCCCAGGCCGCGGCCGCGTTGGCGATCACCAGCCGGATCCACGTCGGGCTGGGCATCGCCCCCGCCGCGGCGCGGAACCCGGTGTTCACGGCGATGGAGGCGGCCACCCTCGCCGACCTCTTCCCCGGCCGCTTCACCCTCGGCCTGGGCCACGGGGTCCCCGGCTGGATGCGCCAGGCCGGGGCGTGGGGGGCCAGCCCCCTCACGTCGTTCTCCGAGCACGCCACCGCCATCCGACGGTTGCTGCACGGGGAGACGGTCACCCTCGACGGCCGCTACGTGCACCTGGACGGGGTCCGCCTCGAATCACCGCCGGCCGTGCCCCCCGCCGTCGCCGCCGGCGTGCGGGGACCGAAGTCGCTCGCGATCTCCGGTGAGCACCTCGACGCGACCCTGCTCGCCGAACCCGTCACGCCCGAGTACGCCCGCGCCGCCCGTTCCCAGCTCGGCGACGCGCCGGGCCACCGGTTGATCGGCTACGAACTCACCGCGGTCGACGCCGACCCCGCCCGGGCGCGCGACCTCGTCCGGCCGGGGCTGGTGTGGGTCGGCGCCCCCGACGCCGCCGCCCACGTCGCCCCCTCCGCCTACGCCGAGGAACTCCACGCGCTGCGCGCCGAGTGCGCCGACGCCGAGGAGTTCACCCGCCGCCTGCCGGACGAGTGGGTCGACGACCTGGCCCTCGTCGGGGCGCCCGAACGCATCCGTTCCCGGATCGCGGAACTCGAGGCCGCCGGACTGGACGAGGTGTCGTTCTTCCCCGTC
- a CDS encoding LysE family translocator produces MTLESVLAFCALCLLLELTPGPNTFLVLRHSLHGARTGVATALGSAVGAMVWATAVAVGLAALLERSAQAYQVVKVLGGLYLVHLGIRTFVQSRRTARGDGPAVDGEHGAGLARAWRSGLVSCVLNPKVGLFFLAVVPQFVPAGNTVRATLLLGALEAVVALTYLTVLAHVAARAVGWIRRPRVTRALDRISAAVLTAFGVGTVVSAR; encoded by the coding sequence GTGACACTCGAGTCCGTCCTGGCGTTCTGCGCCCTGTGCCTGCTCCTCGAACTGACCCCCGGGCCGAACACGTTCCTGGTGCTGCGGCACAGCCTGCACGGTGCCCGCACCGGCGTGGCGACCGCACTCGGGTCCGCGGTGGGGGCGATGGTCTGGGCCACCGCCGTCGCGGTCGGTCTCGCGGCGCTGCTGGAACGGTCGGCGCAGGCCTACCAGGTGGTCAAGGTGCTGGGCGGGCTCTACCTCGTCCACCTGGGGATCCGCACGTTCGTCCAGAGCCGCCGGACCGCCCGCGGCGACGGTCCGGCGGTGGACGGTGAGCACGGGGCGGGACTGGCCCGGGCCTGGCGTTCCGGCCTCGTCTCCTGCGTGCTCAACCCCAAGGTGGGCCTGTTCTTCCTCGCCGTCGTCCCCCAGTTCGTCCCGGCGGGGAACACCGTCCGGGCCACCCTGCTGCTCGGCGCGCTCGAGGCGGTCGTCGCCCTGACCTACCTCACGGTGCTCGCGCACGTCGCCGCCCGTGCGGTCGGCTGGATCCGCCGCCCACGGGTCACGAGAGCGCTGGACCGGATCAGCGCCGCGGTCCTCACCGCGTTCGGCGTCGGCACCGTCGTCAGTGCCCGCTGA